One part of the Glycine soja cultivar W05 chromosome 11, ASM419377v2, whole genome shotgun sequence genome encodes these proteins:
- the LOC114376075 gene encoding magnesium-dependent phosphatase 1-like: MEEKTEKVKSEAVQIIEAFEVLPKLVVFDLDYTLWPFYCECRSKREIPSLYPHAKGILLALKEKGIDIAIASRSPTADIATAFLNKLNLTPMFVSQEIYSSWTHKTDHFQRIHSRTSVPFNSMLFFDDENRNIQAVSKMGVTSILVGDGVNLGSLREGLTQFSRNWNASQKNKQKWLSKYSNKSDTSNPTA; this comes from the exons atggagGAGAAGACGGAGAAGGTGAAGTCTGAGGCAGTTCAGATAATTGAAGCGTTTGAGGTTCTGCCTAAGCTCGTGGTTTTCGATCTCGATTACACTCTCTGGCCTTTCTACTG TGAGTGTCGATCGAAGCGCGAGATTCCTTCTCTGTATCCCCACGCCAAAGGCATATTGTTAGCTCTCAAAGAGAAAGGCATCGACATTGCCATCGCTTCTCGCTCGCCAACGGCAGACATCGCAACCGCTTTCCTCAACAAATTGAACCTCACCCCAATGTTCGTCTCACAG GAAATATATTCCAGTTGGACACATAAAACCGATCATTTTCAGAGGATTCATTCGAGGACCAGTGTCCCCTTCAACTCCATGCTCTTTTTCGATGATGAGAATAGGAACATCCAAGCG GTGTCTAAAATGGGAGTAACTAGCATTTTGGTTGGAGATGGGGTAAACCTTGGGTCGTTAAGGGAAGGCCTTACACAATTCTCTCGAAACTGGAATGCGTCGCAGAAGAACAAGCAGAAATGGCTTTCCAAGTACTCCAACAAGTCAGATACTTCCAACCCCACTGCATGA
- the LOC114376074 gene encoding uncharacterized protein At4g38062-like, producing MDNVYAELDDAKAEVEKLKAECRLKTQLFDGLKKDRAEEFLKFQETKKLAEVQARELDLKSEEIHELKKILEDLKSSLQEKETHIAHLSSENKKIQVSSADRLLKLEESNRELGLALDEVRARNDSLEQNACASSKEVSSLKELLLAAEKKCSEAEEKAQEATMLKRRDDVILQLEEENISMKDKIKWRNEQFKHLEEAHEKLQVELRLSKEEWDKERSVLLEEMSSLQVSLDSQTRNVEGLQSRLEMCNHALAHEESKRKLLEAEFSEFKSSFENVFSQCEEKKSEIQQLTILRNDEIAQLRNSLGEKEMVVRELERKIVRLEQDNKELGDLLKELREAQINNGGANSLTSKLRNKLRRLEEVHKNCASILKSKESQCGDQVAKMEADIVTFKSTLANKEQEIRELQMELENCYYAIEENRLGLLIFKSVLVETYSKSFRGREDSYKAFDVKENENMLLISTEQLGVKDKSLKTMTQASQQHSLLEEELKQKKKKLEESYEGQLILEEQLLQMEYTLQYEKSAAFEALEVLEHEIAGKNDEISRLDREVQDWKSTAETLKVSYEEIQGTSKKMEASLLSHIENEKALNQANENLLCVLKDKERKTEDLLLQIGLLESCNAEKMKEAERCKQENKGLIQIVEERECCIKDLQKDIAVKCLKQESMEKELKDAIHAQLDAEKALKQEKEILLKIKDKKDQTIDHLQGLATTSEQDLLGALCFSFSKQVEKWVEVSVLRDALKNVEYLAKLEIEERNMRIEKSEESIFHLKQEAEQLQASLEAMKFENENLTDKQQTMEFMITELKFENGNLLQDIMNLSTERGDMLAQFEDIFGRVGELSSGDMQLTEMLGEVLNTSEDENKIEMGSVVCDNPHESARDRANSLLFLPTTKKTEENFDGRSPLREVNSLHM from the coding sequence ATGGACAATGTGTATGCTGAGTTAGACGATGCCAAAGCAGAAGTGGAGAAGCTCAAGGCTGAATGCCGACTCAAAACACAACTTTTCGACGGTTTGAAGAAAGATCGTGCCGAAGAATTTCTCAAATTTCAAGAAACTAAGAAGCTGGCTGAGGTACAGGCACGTGAGCTCGATCTCAAGTCTGAGGAGATCCATGAACTGAAGAAGATTCTAGAAGATCTCAAGTCTAGTTTGCAGGAAAAGGAAACACACATTGCACATTTGAGTTCGGAGAATAAAAAGATCCAAGTCAGTTCTGCTGACAGGTTGCTCAAATTGGAGGAAAGTAATAGAGAGTTGGGGTTGGCTTTAGATGAAGTGAGAGCAAGAAATGATTCTCTGGAGCAGAATGCCTGTGCCAGCAGTAAAGAAGTTTCTAGCCTTAAGGAACTCTTGTTGGCTGCAGAGAAGAAGTGTTCAGAAGCAGAGGAAAAAGCGCAGGAAGCTACAATGCTGAAACGGAGAGATGATGTGATACTGCAACTGGAGGAAGAGAATATCAGCATGAAAGATAAGATTAAATGGAGGAATGAACAGTTTAAACATCTCGAAGAAGCACATGAAAAGCTTCAAGTCGAGTTACGATTGAGCAAGGAGGAGTGGGACAAGGAGAGATCTGTGTTGCTTGAGGAAATGTCTTCATTGCAGGTTAGCTTGGATTCTCAAACAAGAAATGTGGAGGGACTTCAATCACGTTTGGAGATGTGTAACCATGCATTGGCTCATGAAGAGAGCAAGAGGAAACTCCTGGAGGCTGAATTTTCTGAATTCAAATCTAGCTTTGAGAATGTTTTCAGTCAATGTGAGGAAAAGAAGTCAGAGATACAACAATTGACCATTCTGAGAAATGATGAGATAGCACAGCTGAGAAACTCACTAGGAGAGAAAGAGATGGTGGTGAGAGAACTAGAACGTAAAATTGTTCGACTTGAACAAGATAATAAGGAATTGGGAGATTTACTTAAAGAACTCAGGGAAGCTCAGATCAATAATGGTGGAGCAAATTCATTGACATCAAAGCTCCGCAACAAGCTTAGACGGTTGGAAGAGGTGCATAAAAACTGTGCCTCAATTCTCAAGTCTAAAGAATCTCAATGTGGTGATCAAGTGGCAAAGATGGAAGCAGATATTGTTACTTTCAAGTCTACACTGGCCAACAAAGAACAAGAAATAAGAGAGCTTCAGATGGAATTGGAAAATTGTTATTATGCCATTGAAGAGAATCGCTTGGGACTCTTGATCTTTAAATCTGTACTTGTTGAGACTTACTCCAAATCATTCAGGGGCAGGGAAGACTCTTATAAAGCATTTGATGTcaaagagaatgaaaatatgCTTCTAATTTCTACAGAGCAATTGGGAGTGAAAGACAAGTCTCTAAAAACTATGACACAAGCTTCACAACAACATTCTCTGTTGGAGGAAGagcttaaacaaaaaaagaaaaagcttgaggaatcatATGAGGGTCAACTAATCTTGGAAGAACAACTACTGCAGATGGAATACACCCTACAATATGAAAAAAGTGCAGCATTTGAGGCTTTAGAAGTGCTGGAACATGAAATAGCCGGTAAAAATGATGAAATATCTCGATTAGATCGTGAAGTACAGGATTGGAAGTCTACTGCTGAAACCCTCAAAGTTTCCTATGAAGAAATTCAGGGAACTAGTAAAAAGATGGAAGCTTCCCTTCTATCACATATTGAGAATGAGAAAGCCCTTAACCAGGCCAATGAAAACCTGCTCTGTGTTCTCAAGGATAAGGAGAGAAAAACTGAAGACCTACTACTGCAGATTGGTTTATTGGAAAGTTGCAATGCAGAGAAAATGAAGGAAGCAGAAAGATGTAAGCAAGAGAACAAGGGTCTTATTCAAATTGTAGAGGAGAGGGAATGTTGCATAAAGGATCTTCAAAAAGATATAGCCGTCAAATGCTTGAAGCAAGAATCCAtggaaaaagaattaaaagatgCAATTCATGCACAGCTGGATGCAGAGAAAGCCCTCAAGCAGGAGAAAGAAATTCTTTTGAAGATTAAAGACAAGAAAGATCAAACTATAGATCACCTTCAGGGGCTAGCTACAACATCAGAGCAAGATTTGTTAGGTGCGCTGTGCTTTTCCTTCTCAAAACAAGTGGAAAAGTGGGTCGAGGTCAGTGTGCTTAGGGACGCATTGAAAAATGTAGAATACCTGGCAAAgctagaaattgaagaaaggaaCATGAGAATAGAGAAATCAGAAGAATCAATCTTCCATTTAAAACAAGAAGCAGAGCAGCTTCAAGCATCACTGGAAGCCATGaagtttgaaaatgaaaatttgacaGATAAACAGCAGACCATGGAATTCATGATAACAGAGCTCAAGTTTGAGAACGGAAATTTGCTGCAAGACATCATGAACTTATCGACAGAAAGGGGAGATATGTTGGCACAATTTGAAGACATCTTTGGTAGAGTTGGAGAGTTGTCTAGTGGGGATATGCAATTGACGGAGATGTTGGGGGAGGTGTTGAATACTTctgaagatgaaaataaaatagaaatgggTTCAGTAGTTTGTGACAATCCACATGAGTCTGCTAGAGATAGGGCAAATagtcttctttttcttcccacAACTAAAAAAACTGAAGAAAATTTTGATGGGCGATCGCCACTGAGAGAGGTTAATAGTTTGCATATGTAG